The window ATTACCATAAGATGAGGTGGAGAACATGAAGAGCCTGTACCTGTTGGGGACGGATCCCGGGTGTGGCAAGACCGCGCTGGCCGTGGGACTGGCCCAGAAGCTGAGGGATGGGGGATTCTCCGTGGGCTACTTCAAGCCGGTGGGGAGTGTGCCCACGGGGTACAGGCGCGTCGACGAGGATGCCTCTCTCATGGCGACCCTGCTTACCATGGGTATCCCCCCCGAGAGGTTAACTCTGGTTTCGTCGGGGCCTTACTACATGACCCGCTACGAAGACCCCGGTGCGCTGCTGGAAGAGATCAAGGAGGCGCACCGGCAGGCCTCTGAGGGGCGGGATGTTGTGCTCATCGAGGGCCCGGGTACGCCCCACCTCATGCTCACGCTGGGGCTGGATGCCGTCTCTCTGGCGGGTCACCTGGGTGCCCAGGCCATCCTGGTGAGTCGCGTCGAGAACGACTTCAGCGTGGATCGGACCCTTCTCTTTGCCCATTACGTGGAGGGGCGGGGTGTACCTCTCCTGGGAGTTGTTTTCAACAACGTGCCCCGTCCGCTTTTGGACAAGACCCGGGGAGTGTACGCTCCCCTGATCGAGCGAAAGGGAGTGCGGGTGCTGGGTGTTCTCCCCTGCCGGCCCGAAATCTCGGCGCCCACCGTTCGGGAGTTCGTTGATGTCCTGGGCGGAGAGGTCCTGGTGGGAGAAGACCGCCTGGGGAACCTGGTGGAAGAGATCATGATCGGGGCTATGACACTGGAGAGTGCCCTGGGGTATCTGCGCCGGGCCCCGCGCAAGGCTCTTATCACGGGCGGTGACCGCACCGACATGTGCATGGCTGCCCTGGAGACCGACACCGCCGTCCTCGTCCTTACGGGCGGGCTGTTCCCCAACGTGAACGTGCTGACCCGCGCAGCGGAACGAGGCGTTCCCGTGATGCTGGTCCATTACGACACCTACACCACGGTGCAGAAGTTGCAGGAGGTGGCCCGCAAGATAAAGCCCGAAGACGTGGAGGCCCTCTCCCTCTGCCGGCAACTGGTGGATGAAGGTATCGCCTGGCAGGCCATCCTCGGCGCCCTCCGCACCTGAGCGCAGTTCCGACGGATGCCAGCGCCCGGAGCGCCTGCTTTGTACGCGGTGCCCGCTGGCCGCGGTTTGCTTGACGACGTCATGGTGATGC of the Bacillota bacterium genome contains:
- a CDS encoding phosphotransacetylase family protein; translated protein: MKSLYLLGTDPGCGKTALAVGLAQKLRDGGFSVGYFKPVGSVPTGYRRVDEDASLMATLLTMGIPPERLTLVSSGPYYMTRYEDPGALLEEIKEAHRQASEGRDVVLIEGPGTPHLMLTLGLDAVSLAGHLGAQAILVSRVENDFSVDRTLLFAHYVEGRGVPLLGVVFNNVPRPLLDKTRGVYAPLIERKGVRVLGVLPCRPEISAPTVREFVDVLGGEVLVGEDRLGNLVEEIMIGAMTLESALGYLRRAPRKALITGGDRTDMCMAALETDTAVLVLTGGLFPNVNVLTRAAERGVPVMLVHYDTYTTVQKLQEVARKIKPEDVEALSLCRQLVDEGIAWQAILGALRT